The following coding sequences are from one Eleginops maclovinus isolate JMC-PN-2008 ecotype Puerto Natales chromosome 11, JC_Emac_rtc_rv5, whole genome shotgun sequence window:
- the nsrp1 gene encoding nuclear speckle splicing regulatory protein 1: MAVPTKQYGLVLSQKKGLSKTVQKHSVFDDDSDDETTVGETLQKEAVKKKMMKQTRLEMHKALEEDSTVYDYDAVYDDIQKQRLESNKKMLGGVDKKPKYIHQLMKAVEDRKKEQERRDERKIQKEREAEGEQFADKDAYVTSAYKQKLLEQKEELEKEKRQAAMEAALDVKKQKDLSGFYRHLLNQTVGEEAIPDHSAIKTENSNVSIHTERMSPVPSSTAHDNIPSSCSDSEEGHEQKAGFSKPGAGLAHSKRQYRQRSPSSGSGEEKEREKERERHKKSHRDQDKDRARDKDRDRNRDRGRERDERHGGRRDDRDGRRDRDRGRDDDRNRGKDTDREDRHRKRDRSPRERERDRNGEREMRRNPDEDKRKGKVQEEEKDKKKEPEKEKEVKREEKDQEKKEAVREDTREKDNEHNPEGEGTEGTEEKGNKFAKRSTDQVVSTARERYLARQMARSACKTYIEKDED, from the exons GTATGGACTCGTCTTGTCTCAGAAGAAAGGATTGTCAAAGACCGTGCAGAAACATTCAGTGTTCGATGATGACTCTGATGATGAG ACCACTGTTGGGGAGACTCTGCAGAAAGAAGCTGTCaaaaagaagatgatgaagCAG ACACGTTTGGAGATGCATAAAGCCCTGGAAGAGGACAGCACTGTATATGACTACGATGCTGTGTACGATGACATTCAAAAACAGAGACTTGAAAGCAACAAGAAAATGTTGGGAGGTGTTGACAAAAAG CCAAAATACATCCATCAGTTAATGAAAGCAGTCGAGGACCGAAAGAAAGAACAAGAACGAAGGGATGAGCGGAAGATCCAGaaggaaagagaggcagagggagagcagTTTGCTGATAAAGATGCTTACGTTACATCCGCCTACAAGCAAAAACTGCTGGAGCagaaggaggagctggagaaagagaaaagacaggCAGCGATGGAAG cgGCTTTGGAtgtgaagaaacaaaaagacctGAGCGGCTTCTACCGGCACCTGCTGAATCAGACTGTAGGAGAGGAGGCGATTCCTGATCACTCAGCGATCAA AACTGAAAACTCAAATGTTTCAATACACACGGAGAGGATGTCACCTGTTCCCTCATCTACAGCCCATGACAATATCCCAAGTTCATGCAGCGACAGTGAGGAGGGACATGAGCAGAAAGCTGGGTTTAGCAAGCCCGGGGCAGGCCTCGCTCACTCAAAACGTCAATACAGACAGAGGTCCCCTTCATCGGGAAgcggagaggagaaggagagagagaaggaaagagaaagacataAGAAGAGCCACAGAGATCAAGACAAAGACAGAGCACGGGACAAAGatagagacagaaacagagacaggggAAGGGAAAGGGATGAGAGGcatggaggaaggagagatgacAGGGAtggaaggagagacagagacagaggccGAGATGATGACAGAAATAGAGGAAAGGACACAGACAGGGAAGATAGGCACAGGAAGAGGGATAGGAGCCctagggagagagagagggataggAATGGGGAaagggagatgaggaggaatCCAGATGAAGACAAGCGAAAGGGTAAAGttcaggaagaagagaaggacaaaaagaaggaaccagaaaaggagaaagaagtAAAGAGGGAAGAAAAAGATCAGGAAAAGAAGGAAGCAGTCAGAGAGGACACAAGGGAAAAAGACAATGAACATAATCCTGAAGGTGAGGGGACTGAGGGAACAGAGGAGAAGGGAAACAAGTTTGCAAAGCGCAGCACGGATCAGGTTGTGAGTACGGCTAGAGAGAGATACCTGGCCAGACAGATGGCACGCTCGGCTTGTAAGACGTATATCGAGAAGGATGAGGATTGA